In a single window of the Bacteroidota bacterium genome:
- a CDS encoding lycopene cyclase domain-containing protein: MWLYSLILLCSIIVPLALSFEKKLQFHKQWKYLFPAIILVSCIFISFDVYFTKIGVWGFNPAYHLNIVYLGLPIEEWLFFIIIPYASIFLHDSIVLHFPKISLPNRVAFFLGLTITISLAVLAVLYHKKAYTVYIFITGFVAVVFSFFDKSKLINHYYITFLIILVPFIVANAILTGSFIENEVVWYNKNENLGIRVFTIPIEDFIYGFSLILLVLLLREKIKKHLLFNDK; the protein is encoded by the coding sequence ATGTGGCTCTATTCGCTTATATTGCTTTGCTCGATTATAGTTCCTTTGGCCTTGAGTTTCGAAAAAAAACTTCAATTTCACAAACAATGGAAATATCTTTTTCCTGCCATCATATTGGTATCCTGTATTTTTATCAGTTTTGATGTTTACTTTACAAAAATTGGGGTTTGGGGCTTTAATCCAGCCTATCATCTTAATATTGTGTACCTTGGTTTACCAATTGAAGAATGGTTGTTTTTTATAATTATCCCATATGCTAGTATCTTTCTGCACGACTCGATTGTCTTGCATTTTCCAAAAATTAGCTTACCCAATAGAGTTGCGTTTTTTTTGGGATTAACTATTACAATATCATTGGCTGTTTTAGCTGTTTTATACCACAAAAAAGCCTATACTGTATATATATTTATTACAGGATTTGTAGCTGTTGTTTTTTCTTTTTTTGACAAGTCAAAGCTCATTAACCATTACTATATCACATTTCTTATCATTTTGGTCCCTTTTATTGTTGCAAATGCAATACTTACCGGTTCCTTTATTGAAAATGAAGTGGTGTGGTACAACAAAAATGAAAATCTTGGTATTAGGGTATTTACCATTCCAATTGAAGATTTTATTTATGGTTTTAGCCTTATTTTGCTGGTTTTGCTACTTAGGGAGAAAATAAAAAAACACCTATTATTCAATGATAAATAA
- a CDS encoding carotenoid biosynthesis protein: MINNKFRIKKFRPVSLFFVIFYLVGTIGLIVPFSFPLFVNLTFLALILSNIGLFVFHYSHRLKHDISIFAVIFLLGFIIESIGVNTGYIFGNYLYGDALGLKLFNTPLLIGLNWLFLTYTGVSISEKISGKTPLQILIVPTIMLVYDLLLEQVAPKMDMWSWSNAQIPVKNYVSWWLIGFVFACIFKLFNINTRNPMALILFLCQFLFFAVLFIVFYIFK; this comes from the coding sequence ATGATAAATAACAAATTCAGAATAAAAAAATTTAGACCTGTATCACTTTTTTTTGTGATATTTTATTTGGTTGGTACCATTGGGTTAATTGTACCATTTAGTTTCCCTTTGTTTGTTAACCTTACATTTTTAGCCCTGATATTAAGCAATATAGGGCTGTTTGTTTTTCATTATTCACATAGACTAAAACACGACATTTCAATTTTTGCTGTCATCTTTTTGCTCGGCTTTATTATCGAGTCAATTGGTGTAAATACCGGTTATATTTTTGGTAATTACCTGTATGGAGATGCATTAGGGTTAAAGCTTTTTAACACACCATTGTTAATCGGTCTAAACTGGTTATTTTTGACATATACAGGGGTTTCCATTTCTGAAAAAATATCAGGTAAAACTCCCTTACAAATACTTATTGTCCCAACCATAATGCTTGTTTATGACCTGTTATTGGAACAAGTCGCCCCAAAAATGGATATGTGGAGCTGGTCAAATGCACAAATTCCTGTTAAAAATTATGTGTCGTGGTGGCTGATTGGATTTGTTTTTGCATGCATTTTTAAGCTGTTTAATATTAACACCCGAAACCCTATGGCTTTAATATTATTTCTTTGTCAGTTTTTATTTTTCGCGGTATTATTTATAGTTTTTTACATATTTAAATGA
- a CDS encoding lysophospholipid acyltransferase family protein: MMKRNFCSIHIEGEFNDNGHSVLVVANHISWWDGFWVEFLNHQRIHRKFHFMMLEEQLKRHWYFQYTGGYSVKKNSRDIFASIDYTVELLSKDENLVLMFPQGKIHSSYNSSVRFQKGIKQIINKCTDETQVLFVVNITDYFSDAKPHLFVYIANFLAGSLRESNIENEYNQFLSQVLNQHKTKTS; the protein is encoded by the coding sequence ATGATGAAACGGAATTTTTGCTCTATTCATATCGAAGGGGAGTTTAACGATAATGGACATTCAGTGCTTGTGGTTGCAAACCACATAAGCTGGTGGGATGGCTTTTGGGTGGAATTTTTGAACCACCAAAGAATACACCGCAAATTCCATTTTATGATGCTGGAAGAGCAATTAAAGAGACATTGGTATTTTCAATATACCGGAGGATACTCGGTGAAGAAAAATTCCAGAGACATATTTGCAAGCATCGACTACACAGTGGAATTGCTAAGCAAGGACGAAAATTTGGTATTAATGTTCCCTCAGGGTAAAATCCATTCGTCGTACAACAGTTCTGTAAGGTTTCAAAAAGGTATTAAGCAAATTATTAATAAATGTACCGATGAGACACAGGTGCTTTTTGTGGTAAATATTACCGATTATTTTTCAGATGCAAAACCACATCTTTTTGTTTACATAGCAAACTTTCTTGCTGGTTCTTTGCGCGAAAGTAATATAGAAAATGAATACAATCAGTTTCTTTCACAGGTGTT